A single region of the Capra hircus breed San Clemente chromosome 14, ASM170441v1, whole genome shotgun sequence genome encodes:
- the EFCAB1 gene encoding EF-hand calcium-binding domain-containing protein 1 isoform X2: protein MNRKKLQKLTDSLTKNCKHFSKFEVKCLINLFYNLVGEVTERQGVIIGLDRNAFRNILHVTFGMTDDMIMDRVFRGFDKDNDGCISVIEWVYGLSVFLRGTLEEKMKYCFEVFDLNGDSFISKEEMFHMLKNSLLKQPSEEDPDEGIKDLVEITLKKMDHDHDGKLSFADYEQAVREETLLLEAFGPCLPDPKSQKEFEAQVFKDPNEFNEV from the exons ATGAACCGCAAGAAGCTGCAGAAGCTGACGGACTCCTTAACTAAAAATTGCAAGCATT TTAGTAAATTTGAAGTGAAATGCCTTATCAACCTCTTCTATAACCTGGTGGGAGAAGTGACCGAGCGGCAGGGCGTGATCATCGGGCTGGACCGCAATGCCTTTCGGAACATCCTCCATGTGACGTTTGGGATGACAGACGACATGATCATGGACAGGG ttttccGAGGGTTTGATAAAGACAACGATGGTTGCATAAGTGTAATAGAGTGGGTGTATGGATTATCAGTGTTTCTCCGAGGAACtttggaagaaaaaatgaaat attgctttGAAGTGTTTGACTTGAACGGGGACAGCTTCATCTCCAAGGAGGAGATGTTCCACATGCTGAAGAACAGCCTCCTGAAGCAGCCGTCTGAGGAAGACCCTGACGAAGGCATCAAAGACTTGGTGGAGATCACACTGAAGAAAATG GACCATGATCATGATGGGAAGCTGTCTTTCGCGGACTATGAACAGGCCGTGAGGGAAGAGACCCTTCTACTGGAAGCGTTTGGGCCATGTCTCCCTGACCCGAAG AGCCAGAAAGAATTTGAAGCCCAAGTATTCAAAGATCCAAATGAATTCAATGAGGTGTGA
- the EFCAB1 gene encoding EF-hand calcium-binding domain-containing protein 1 isoform X1 has protein sequence MNRKKLQKLTDSLTKNCKHFSKFEVKCLINLFYNLVGEVTERQGVIIGLDRNAFRNILHVTFGMTDDMIMDRVFRGFDKDNDGCISVIEWVYGLSVFLRGTLEEKMKYCFEVFDLNGDSFISKEEMFHMLKNSLLKQPSEEDPDEGIKDLVEITLKKMDHDHDGKLSFADYEQAVREETLLLEAFGPCLPDPKVTACVHRTETKASYRSSSPGLPGLASDQMSHIHP, from the exons ATGAACCGCAAGAAGCTGCAGAAGCTGACGGACTCCTTAACTAAAAATTGCAAGCATT TTAGTAAATTTGAAGTGAAATGCCTTATCAACCTCTTCTATAACCTGGTGGGAGAAGTGACCGAGCGGCAGGGCGTGATCATCGGGCTGGACCGCAATGCCTTTCGGAACATCCTCCATGTGACGTTTGGGATGACAGACGACATGATCATGGACAGGG ttttccGAGGGTTTGATAAAGACAACGATGGTTGCATAAGTGTAATAGAGTGGGTGTATGGATTATCAGTGTTTCTCCGAGGAACtttggaagaaaaaatgaaat attgctttGAAGTGTTTGACTTGAACGGGGACAGCTTCATCTCCAAGGAGGAGATGTTCCACATGCTGAAGAACAGCCTCCTGAAGCAGCCGTCTGAGGAAGACCCTGACGAAGGCATCAAAGACTTGGTGGAGATCACACTGAAGAAAATG GACCATGATCATGATGGGAAGCTGTCTTTCGCGGACTATGAACAGGCCGTGAGGGAAGAGACCCTTCTACTGGAAGCGTTTGGGCCATGTCTCCCTGACCCGAAGGTAACAGCATGTGTTCACAGAACAGAGACCAAAGCATCCTATAGGAGCAGCAGCCCAGGACTCCCTGGTTTGGCAAGTGATCAGATGAGTCACATTCACCCATAG